The genome window ACGACTGCTATAATGCTGGCGTTGAAAGCATGCTCGCCGCGCTGCAGACGCTCGCGAGCCTCACCGGCCCAGAAAACCGTGTTGCCGTGCTAGGCGACATGAAGGAGTTAGGCGACTTCGCGCTGAAAGCGCACCAGATGGTAGGGCAAGCGGTTGCCCAAATAGGCCTGCGTCTTCTTATCACCGTGGGAGACCTCGCCCAACAGATCGCGGAGGAGGCAAACAGGAATCTTCAACCAGGCGTGCCCCTCTTGCACCAGCACTTTCCCACTTCCGAAGAGGCGGCCAAAAACATCGGGCTGCATATTCGTCCCTCGGACACGGTATTGGTTAAAGGCTCTCGCGCCATGCAGATGGAGCAGATCGTGAGCGCCCTCACAGGCACCCCTACAGGAGAGACTCATGCCTAGACTTGTCTTTGCCTTCATTGTAACCTTTCTTCTCTCCTCGCTGCCTGGGTCAAAACTGATCGCACGCCTAAGGGCCATGCAAATCGGGCAAAACATCAGCGAAGATGCCCCCCAAACCCATACCAAAAAGCAGGGCACACCTACCATGGGAGGGCTTCTCATCCATTTTGGGCTGACACTTGCCATGTTAGCCTATATCGGCTTTTTTCAGTGGGATATGCACCGACATCTCATCGGTGATTTAAAGCTACTTCCCCTCCTCCTTCTCACCCTGGCGTTTGGAGCCATCGGCTTTTTAGACGACTATCTTAGCCTCAAAAGAGGAAAGAACCTTGGCCTACGGGCGCGCGAAAAGTTCTTGGCACAGTGCCTTGTCGCCGCTCTCTTTGTCCTTTGGTTAGCGCTCACATCGAATTCCGACATCAATCTGGTCAACATCGCGCCGGTTCAACTAGGTTATTACAGCCCCATCGCCCTCTACGGTTTCTACTATCTGCTTTGTCTTCTGCTGATTGTGGGGTTTTCCAATGCGACGAACTTCGCAGATGGTCTCGATGGTCTCTCCGCTGGGTTGAACCTCATAACAGCGCTGGCGCTGGCCGTGCTGGTCTACTCCACCGAGCCCACCATCGCTTTCTTCTGTATCGCGCTGGCGGGTTCGCTCGCCGGTTTCCTCTGGTGGAATGCCTATCCCGCACGCGTTTTCATGGGCGACACGGCCTCTTTAGCCATCGGTGCTGGCCTGGCCGGTGCGGCCATCATGGGAAAACAGGAGGTGGGATTTGTGGTGGCCTCTCTTGTCTGCTGGGCAGAGCTGGTCTCCGTCATCGTTCAGGTGCTCGTTTTCAAATATCGCCGCAGGCGTCGTGGGTTAGACTACGCGAAAACCCATCGTGTGTTTCTTCGTACCCCCCTCCATCATCACTTTGAGGAGCTAGGTTGGCCAGAAACCCAGGTGGTACTTCGCTTTTGGCTCGCAGGCCTCGTATGCGCTGCGCTCGCCTTGCTTTGGAGATACTAGAATGGAACCCGTCGGCAGCTGGAAAGGAAAGCGCGTTACCGTGGTGGGTGCCGGGAGAAGCGGCCTCGCCGCCGCCGAGGCCTTGCACCAACTGGGCGCGGCGGTGCTTGTCGCCGACCAGAAACCGCTTGAACAGCTACCTGCCACAACGGTGACGAAATTGAGGGAGATGGGGGTCTTCCTCTGTGCGCCCGCCACCCCGGAGAACGCTTTCTACCCAGACACACAGCTCGTGGTTACTAGCCCCGGCGTGCCGAAAGGGAATCCTCTTCTTCAGAGCGCCCTCCAAAAGGGTATTCCCATCTGGTCAGAAATAGAGCTGGCTTATCGTCTTACCAACCTCCCTATCGTAGCGATAACCGGTACGAACGGCAAAACCACCACTACCCTGCTGATCGCCGATATGCTCCAACAGAGCGATATTCCAGCCATTCCCTGCGGCAACATCAGCGCCGATGAGATCAAAAAAACGTTGGTGGAAGCGGCAATGCAGCAAAACGTTCCCCCAAACACCACCCTCGTGGCGGAAGTATCGAGCTTCCAACTGGAATGGACGCAGAGTTTCCGGCCGAAAATTGGCGTGCTTACCAACATCACGGCCGACCATTTGGATAGGTACGCAAGCATAGAGGAGTACGCACAGACAAAAGCGCGGCTATTTGCTTATCAAACGCCAGAGGATTTCGCCGTGCTTAATGCCGATGACCCCATCACACAAACGCTGAAGACAGCCGACTTTCAGGCCCAGCTCTGTTGGTTCAGTGCCCAGGAAGAGCCGAAGGGCTCCATTGCCGCATGGCGTAAAGGGGATCGGCTTTTCTATCGTTCTTCTGCGGCCACAGCAACCCCTCTCTTGCCCATCACCGATTTTCCAACATCCTTGCCCGGCGTTCATAGCGTGGAGAACGTGCTGGCCGCCGCCATAACGGCTTTGCTCCTTGGCGCCACCCCAGAGGCCATAGCAGAAGCCGTCCGCCGTTTCAAGGGGGTTCCTCACCGCATGGAGATCGTTGCCGAGAGTGAGGGTGTACTCTACATCAACAACAGCATGTGCACCAACATCGCGGCCGCCACGCGTGTGCTGGAAGCACTTTCGCGGCCAGCTATCGTGATCGCCGGAGGGGCAGAAAAAACTTGGATTTTGCTCCGCTCACCCCGGCACTTGTTCGCCATGCGAAAGCCCTTGTGCTTATTGGTGAGGCGGCCGACCGTATGGAGCAGACTTTCAGAAGAGGAGGGTTTCAGGCCATCCATCGTGCGGCTTCGCTAGAGGAAGCGGTGCACACAGCGCACGCTCTCGCATCGCCCGGAGATATCGTCATCTTATCGCCTGCCTGTGCAAGTTTCGACATGTTTGCCAATTTCGAAGCTCGTGGGGCCGCTTTCCGCTCCGCCGTTAAGGCCCTTCTCAAGGAGCAAGAACCATGACGACATCGCGCCAGCCGGAGCTAGGGCTGTTCGTTACCGCTGTTATCCTTACAGTTATTGGGCTTTGGATGGTGCTAGATACCAGCTATGCCCAAGCGCTCTATAACCCACACCTTGCTCACGATCCGTTCTTCTTTGTGAAACGGCAAGCGCTTGGCGCTTTCATCGGTTTCTGCACGCTAAGCTTGCTCCTCTATACCGATTACCGACGACTGCGCGTCGCCGCCATCCCTGCACTGCTCGTGGGAATTGGGCTCCTTATAGCGGTTCATATTCCTCACGTAGGCATCCGAATGAACGGCGCCGCCCGGTGGATACGCCTCGGGCCCCTCAGTTTTCAACCCTCTGAAGTTGCTAAGCTCTGCTTGATTCTCTACGTGGCTGCCCGTCTCTCCGTACCGCGTCTTGAAAGCCAAAAAGAGCCGCGACGCTCGCGCCGAGCTAAAACTGCTGTTTCCCTAGAGCATCTAGCGCCCGTTTTGCTGGTAAGTCTGCTTTATCTTATGCTTATCGAGAGACAACCCGACCTCGGAACCGCCTTTGTGCTGTTCCTCACCTTGCTCACCCAACTTTTCCTGGCCGGCGTACGCAAACGGCACCTGCTGCTTTTCACGGGCATGATCGCCTTTTTAGTGCTCATCACAAGCCTTTTTGGGAGAGCTAGTGGGAACCGACAAGAGCGCATTCTCGCCTTTTTGCATCCTCAAAAAGACCTTCAGGGTATTGGCTATCAAATCTATCATGCGCGCCTAGCTGTAGGCTCTGGCGAATGGACGGGGCTTGGACTAGGAAATGGAAGGGAGAAATACTACCTTCCACAAGCCGACTCGGATTTCGTTTTTGCAACCTATGCCGAAGAGACGGGGTTGGTGGGTGTGTGCATCTTATTGGTGCTCTTTGGCATTATCAGCTGGCGTGGCTTTGCCATCGCACGCCACACGCCTGATCGGTTCGGAGCGCTGCTGGCCGCGGGTCTAACAGCTCTTATCACCTGGCAAGCCATTGTAAACGTCGCGGTGGCGTCCGATTCGATTCCGGCAACGGGTGTCCCTCTTCCCTTTATCAGCTATGGTTCTACATCTCTTGTTCTAATGTTGGCCGATATCGGGCTGCTTATGAACATCGCACAACAGGCCGCCCTTTCCAAGCGGTCGGCCGTAGAGAAGATTTCCGCACCTCCAACATGGGAGGGTTCGTCATGAGAGTCGTGGTGACAGGGGGAGGAACCGGTGGTCATATCTTTCCTGCGCTGGCCGTAGCTGAAAGCCTCACCCAGCTTCGGCCCGCAGCGGAAGTGCTCTATATTGGTAGCGCTAACGGCATGGAAGCCCAGATCGTTCCAGAATACGGGTGGCCTTTTCAGCCTATCACCGCCCGTAAGCTTCGTAAGGTGCTTTCCCCTTCCACTCTGTTGGTTCTCTGGTCGCTTTGGAACGGCTATAAGGAGGCACGAACCTATCTTCGTCGGTTTCGCGCCGAGGCGGTTCTCGGCACAGGCGGCTATGTGGCCGCCGCCGCCGTGTTGGCCGCCGCACGTGAGGGCATTCCGTCGGTTATCTGCGCTCCCGACGTTGTGCCAGGTCGCACCAATCGTCTCCTTGCTCGATGGGCACAACGTGTCTGTATCGCTTTTCCAGCCTCTGCCGCCTACTTTCCGCCGGATCGCGTGGTGCTTACGGGGTTGCCGCTACGACGGGGCATCATTGCTCCCAAACAGATCACGCCTCAGGAGGCAAGGCAACACTTTCCCAGTCTCTCTTCCGAGCGCTTCACCCTTCTCGTACTCGGCGGAAGCCAGGGCGCACGCGCCATCAATCAAGTGGTTCTGCAGACGGTACCCGTTTTGCTGGAGGCCGGAGTGCAGATTCTTCATCAGATAGGAAAGCGCGACTTCCCTGAGGTTTCGAACCAGCTCGAAGCGCAGGGCCTAGCCCATAGGGAGGGCTACCATCCTTTTGCGTTTCTAGAAACGGAACAGATGGCCTACGCCTACCGTGCCGCCGATCTGGTGGTGTGCCGCGGTGGCGTTTCCAGCCTTTCGGAGATCTTAGCCAATGGGCTACCCTCCATCGTTGTGCCCCTGCCCACAGCGTATGCCGACCATCAAACCCATAACGCGCGCGCCTTGGAGCAGGCTGGAGCCGCATTGTTGCTTCCTCAATTTTCGTTAACGCCCGAGCGACTGGTTCAACTTGTGTTGGGACTACAAAACGAAGCGACCCGACGTGAACAGATGCGCAATGCCGCCTTGGCGTTGGGGCGCCCCGATGCGGCCGAATCGGTCGCCAATGAAATTCTCTCACTCGTCGAGGCCCGACAGGGTAAAATAGCTTCTTTAAAATAGGGATCTCTTAGCGCCATGATCAGCGAGCTGCCAAAACATATTCATTTCATCGGTATTGCCGGTGTGGGGATGAGCGCCCTCGCCCAGGCGGCACTGCGACGCGGGGTAAAGGTGAGCGGGTCCGACCCTCACGCCCAGGCCGACTCCAACCCAGCTGTGGCAAGGCTTTTAAAGGAGGGCGCCGAGATATTCGATTTTCATGCACGTGAAAACCTCGCGCCGTCCGTTGACATGGTAGTTGCCTCTGCTGCTGTTCCAGAAGACAACCCGGAGTTGCAAGAGGCCTACCGAAGAGGGATTCCCGTCCTTTCGCGCGCGGCCTTTCTCGGCGCCCTAATGGATGAACATCGTGGCCCCACCTTAGCTGTCGCCGGCACCCATGGAAAAACCACCACGACAGCGATGATCGGCGTGATGTTGCAACAGGCCGGTAAAGACCCCACCGTTTTCGTAGGCGCAGAGGTGCCTCAGCTCGGCGGAAATGCCCGCATAGGTGCCCCATCGGCTCCTTTTATCACAGAAGCTTGCGAAGCCTATGGCTCTTTTCTACATCTTCACCCTCACTATGTGGTGATCACCAATATCGAAGCCGATCACCTAGACTACTATCAGACCCCAGAAAATGTAGTGAACGGCTTTCGGAACTTCGCATCCCAAATCCGCTCTGCCGATGGAGCGCTTATCGTCTGCCGAGACGACCCAGGGGTGCAACAGCTTCTCAAGGACTTCCATCCGCCTTGCGCTCTCTACACCTACGGCCTCAGCGATGTTAGAATTTTAGAGGAGGGCCAGCACACCCGCTTTCTTTGGAACTTTGAAGGGCGTGAGTTAACCCTAACCCTTCATCTTCCTGGCCGGCATAACCTGTTGAACGCCCTTGCGGCCGCTCTATCGGGGCAGCTTCTCGGCCTCACCGAAACGCAGATCGCAGAAGGACTAGCGGCTTTTACGGGAGCGGAACGGCGACAAGAACCGATTGGCACAGTGCGCTTGCCAAATGGCACCATCCAGATTATAGATGACTATGCCCACCATCCAACAGAAATACGCGCGACTCTTGCGGCGCAGCGTCAAGTCCATCCTCGTTCTCGCCTTATCGTTGTGTTTCAACCTCACCTCTACAGCCGAACCCGCGACTTTCTGAACGAGTTTGCTACGGCCCTTTCTGAGGCCGACGCGGTCATCGTCACCGATATCTATCCGGCACGCGAGCGCCCTATCCCCGGCGTGCGCGCCGCCGATATCGTGCACGGCATCGTGCGTCTAAAACCTTCTATGCCGGCCATCTTTCTTCCAGATAAAACCGACGCTCCCAAGATGCTGCGCGCGCTAGCGCAACCAGGTGATGTCGTGCTGTTTCTTGGAGCCGGCGATATTCGTGACGAGGCCATCACCTTCTTCCATCTCCTTCAAAAGGCAGGGCTTGCCGAATGAGCTCAACCGGTAGAAAATACAGGGTCCTGGTTCTAATGGGTGGCAGCTCCTCCGAACGCGCCGTCTCCTTGTCTAGCGGCCAGATGATCCTTGAGGCGCTCGATCCATCGCGTTACGACGCCGTAGGCGCCGATATGGATGCCCTGTTCTATTTAGCCTCACAGCATCTCGTGAGCCTTTCGGAAACGGGAGTATCGCTGCCGGGCCTCGAATGGCTAGAAAAACAGCGACAGCGTCTTTTGCCCGCCTCCGCTGTCGTGCGTCCCGATGTCGTTTTTATTGCTTTACACGGGCGAAACGGCGAAGATGGCAGAGTTCAGGGTCTTCTGGATCTCCTCGGCATCCCCTACACGGGCTCAGGCGTTCTGGCTAGCGCTTTGGCAATGAATAAGCATCTCTCCAAACAGCTTTTTCGAGCCGATGGCCTGCCAATCGTTCCTGACATTGCCGTTGTGCGTGGCAAAATGCCCTCGCTCACTTCGCTATTGGAAGACATCACCGCACAATGGGGTGGCCTCCCTGTTTTCGTAAAGCCCAACGAGGAAGGCTCTAGTGTGGGCTGTACCCTGGTAGAGCGCCCAGAACAGCTTGAGACCGCTATTGAAACCGCCCACTGCTACGACGCTTTGGCACTTATTGAACCGTATGTATCCGGGACCGAGATAACGGTGGGCGTTCTGGAACATCCGGAGACTGGCGATGTAGAGGCGTTGCCGGTGGTGGAGATCGTTCCGAGATCGACTTTTTATGACTATGACAGTAAATATACTATGGGTGGTAGCGAACATATCATCCCGGCACGACTGCCCGCAGAGGTGCTTTCAAAAGCCCAGCAGGTCGCCACGCGCTGCCATATGCTGTTAGGATGCCGTGGGATGTCCCGCACCGACCTGATCGTCGCGAACCAGGAACCGCTGATCTTAGAAGTGAACACGATACCTGGAATGACGCCTACAAGCCTCTTGCCAGATGCTGCGGCCTCTGCCGGAATTTCGTTTGCTGAGCTAGTGGAACGGCTTATCCGCTGCGCCCTTCGCCACACGATCCCTCCAAAACAGGAGGTCACCACGGCTTATGATAGCTGATCTTCCTCCCAAAAGTTATCGTTCCACAGCCAAAAAACGCCGGTTGGTGGTGGGGACACTATCCCTACTGCTTTGTATTGAGGTTGCTTGTGCCCTTTTCACCTCGCCCTATTTGAGGGTAAGCGACGTTGTGGTCAAAGGGCTAGCCGACTTGTCTCCCCAAGAGATAGACCTAACCCAACAAACAGCCGCGAAGCTTTTAAGACATAACTGGTTTATTGCGCCCACGCACTCGGTTCGCCAAGCGTTACATCACTTGCCGTGGGTGCGATCGGTGCATATCGTTCGTCATTTTCCGCACACGCTACGGTTGGTCATTGGGCTACGTCAGCCCTTCTGTCGCCTCGTGGTTGGCTCGACAACTTATGAAATGGATGACGAAGGAGTGCCCATTCGATTAGCACGCAGCTCCCTGCCCCCTTTGCCTACTATCCATCTTCCACAAGAAGCTATTGTCTGCGGCAGACCGCTTGAAGACATCGAGATCGGCGCCCTGCTCACTATTCTCAAGCAGAGTCGAATAGAAAATCATCCTGCCATTGCAGACGTGGAGGTTGATTCTGAGCGAAATATATGCTTAAATATGTCTGACGGTATGCGCGTGCTCTTCGGCCAGGCGGAGGAAATAGAGCAGAAGATCGCTCTCCTGAATCGGATTTATGAACTACAGCCCAATGTTGCACAACTACTTTCTGTTGTCAATCTTACGTGTCCATCGCATCCAGCGGCAATTCCGCGGCTCGCCTATCTGAAAGCGACCTCCCAACCGGAGGCGTCGAGCCCATCGCATTCCATACCATCGCCGCCAAGAAACGAACGGAGCAAAATCCAAGGATGAACATTTTTACCTCGAACATAAGTCACAGGTCCTTTATTTGGCAGCTTACGGCGCTCTGCTTCATTCTAGGACTTATTCTTTCGGCCACTTGGCGCGTTGTTACCCAGTTTTCTCGTGCCGGCACAGGCCCACAGCGCGAAGGGTTTGTCTATGGTAGCAGCATGGATACCGCCAAAAAACTTGAGGACTACCAAAGCGAAATCAAGCACCTTCGAGACGAAAACCAAAAACTCAACGATGAGCTTGCCCGCAGA of Chthonomonas calidirosea T49 contains these proteins:
- a CDS encoding D-alanine--D-alanine ligase family protein; this encodes MSSTGRKYRVLVLMGGSSSERAVSLSSGQMILEALDPSRYDAVGADMDALFYLASQHLVSLSETGVSLPGLEWLEKQRQRLLPASAVVRPDVVFIALHGRNGEDGRVQGLLDLLGIPYTGSGVLASALAMNKHLSKQLFRADGLPIVPDIAVVRGKMPSLTSLLEDITAQWGGLPVFVKPNEEGSSVGCTLVERPEQLETAIETAHCYDALALIEPYVSGTEITVGVLEHPETGDVEALPVVEIVPRSTFYDYDSKYTMGGSEHIIPARLPAEVLSKAQQVATRCHMLLGCRGMSRTDLIVANQEPLILEVNTIPGMTPTSLLPDAAASAGISFAELVERLIRCALRHTIPPKQEVTTAYDS
- the mraY gene encoding phospho-N-acetylmuramoyl-pentapeptide-transferase, whose translation is MPRLVFAFIVTFLLSSLPGSKLIARLRAMQIGQNISEDAPQTHTKKQGTPTMGGLLIHFGLTLAMLAYIGFFQWDMHRHLIGDLKLLPLLLLTLAFGAIGFLDDYLSLKRGKNLGLRAREKFLAQCLVAALFVLWLALTSNSDINLVNIAPVQLGYYSPIALYGFYYLLCLLLIVGFSNATNFADGLDGLSAGLNLITALALAVLVYSTEPTIAFFCIALAGSLAGFLWWNAYPARVFMGDTASLAIGAGLAGAAIMGKQEVGFVVASLVCWAELVSVIVQVLVFKYRRRRRGLDYAKTHRVFLRTPLHHHFEELGWPETQVVLRFWLAGLVCAALALLWRY
- the murC gene encoding UDP-N-acetylmuramate--L-alanine ligase, which translates into the protein MISELPKHIHFIGIAGVGMSALAQAALRRGVKVSGSDPHAQADSNPAVARLLKEGAEIFDFHARENLAPSVDMVVASAAVPEDNPELQEAYRRGIPVLSRAAFLGALMDEHRGPTLAVAGTHGKTTTTAMIGVMLQQAGKDPTVFVGAEVPQLGGNARIGAPSAPFITEACEAYGSFLHLHPHYVVITNIEADHLDYYQTPENVVNGFRNFASQIRSADGALIVCRDDPGVQQLLKDFHPPCALYTYGLSDVRILEEGQHTRFLWNFEGRELTLTLHLPGRHNLLNALAAALSGQLLGLTETQIAEGLAAFTGAERRQEPIGTVRLPNGTIQIIDDYAHHPTEIRATLAAQRQVHPRSRLIVVFQPHLYSRTRDFLNEFATALSEADAVIVTDIYPARERPIPGVRAADIVHGIVRLKPSMPAIFLPDKTDAPKMLRALAQPGDVVLFLGAGDIRDEAITFFHLLQKAGLAE
- a CDS encoding glutamate ligase domain-containing protein translates to MHQHRGRHACAGSTFAASYRDRRRGRKNLDFAPLTPALVRHAKALVLIGEAADRMEQTFRRGGFQAIHRAASLEEAVHTAHALASPGDIVILSPACASFDMFANFEARGAAFRSAVKALLKEQEP
- the murG gene encoding undecaprenyldiphospho-muramoylpentapeptide beta-N-acetylglucosaminyltransferase, giving the protein MRVVVTGGGTGGHIFPALAVAESLTQLRPAAEVLYIGSANGMEAQIVPEYGWPFQPITARKLRKVLSPSTLLVLWSLWNGYKEARTYLRRFRAEAVLGTGGYVAAAAVLAAAREGIPSVICAPDVVPGRTNRLLARWAQRVCIAFPASAAYFPPDRVVLTGLPLRRGIIAPKQITPQEARQHFPSLSSERFTLLVLGGSQGARAINQVVLQTVPVLLEAGVQILHQIGKRDFPEVSNQLEAQGLAHREGYHPFAFLETEQMAYAYRAADLVVCRGGVSSLSEILANGLPSIVVPLPTAYADHQTHNARALEQAGAALLLPQFSLTPERLVQLVLGLQNEATRREQMRNAALALGRPDAAESVANEILSLVEARQGKIASLK
- a CDS encoding FtsW/RodA/SpoVE family cell cycle protein; this encodes MTTSRQPELGLFVTAVILTVIGLWMVLDTSYAQALYNPHLAHDPFFFVKRQALGAFIGFCTLSLLLYTDYRRLRVAAIPALLVGIGLLIAVHIPHVGIRMNGAARWIRLGPLSFQPSEVAKLCLILYVAARLSVPRLESQKEPRRSRRAKTAVSLEHLAPVLLVSLLYLMLIERQPDLGTAFVLFLTLLTQLFLAGVRKRHLLLFTGMIAFLVLITSLFGRASGNRQERILAFLHPQKDLQGIGYQIYHARLAVGSGEWTGLGLGNGREKYYLPQADSDFVFATYAEETGLVGVCILLVLFGIISWRGFAIARHTPDRFGALLAAGLTALITWQAIVNVAVASDSIPATGVPLPFISYGSTSLVLMLADIGLLMNIAQQAALSKRSAVEKISAPPTWEGSS
- a CDS encoding cell division protein FtsQ/DivIB — protein: MIADLPPKSYRSTAKKRRLVVGTLSLLLCIEVACALFTSPYLRVSDVVVKGLADLSPQEIDLTQQTAAKLLRHNWFIAPTHSVRQALHHLPWVRSVHIVRHFPHTLRLVIGLRQPFCRLVVGSTTYEMDDEGVPIRLARSSLPPLPTIHLPQEAIVCGRPLEDIEIGALLTILKQSRIENHPAIADVEVDSERNICLNMSDGMRVLFGQAEEIEQKIALLNRIYELQPNVAQLLSVVNLTCPSHPAAIPRLAYLKATSQPEASSPSHSIPSPPRNERSKIQG